Proteins co-encoded in one Flavobacterium fluviale genomic window:
- a CDS encoding helix-turn-helix and ligand-binding sensor domain-containing protein codes for MKFIVRTFILALLFFIQNISFSQVKNIGIPDIKNYKRSEYKGGTQNWSIDQDKNGNIYFANNSGLIQFDGSNWHKYSLPNKSEIRSLKIDNSGRIFVGGNNEFGYFKIDEKGILKYHSLYNLLSPIDKENINLIWRIHLFRGEVIFQSFSKVFFLKNEKITTLNAPHKFQFSFLVNNRLYFQDKTLGVLEYRNRRLTAVKGTTIFNDKEIWSLFPLPNNRLLYATLEKGIFISENGIIKPWATEANDFIKKNTSLGGSIIKNKFIVLNSVLDGAIICDLNGKIIQHLNRQKGLQNNTILASFVDNKNNIWLGLDNGITFINENSPFSYFDYSYNIGTVYASTTFNGNLYVATNQGLFYHPWEKSFKDSPFTRVEGTISQVWNIQVLNDVLVCASNSGALIIENNRVSKILDTKGYFGFKKIPNHENYIIGESYNGFSVFKKSATGYDYLHQVKGFDETTNNFSVEIDENYLWLKKNPFLYQVKLSDDLKRFDFMKKHTNISEKYKGPINSLQNINNKVYFQVKNHFFRYSVEQEAFFEDKKITALFKGIPTINTLIEDPSGNLWYAFNESLGVVVKNQNGTFTKKQAIFSNLTGNLVNNYISVNAVDPQNIFIGLTDRLAHYNSAISNTFMTKPKAFIESFSFPGDTILTGNIFNKTESYSIPYKYNRVKFTFASPTYENQENVMYSYKLEPFEENWRGWSSTSIKEYTNLREGNYVMKLKARNSYGIESNITEVEFTVSPPWYRHFLAYLFYLILILLGAYVISIRIKSKIRKNKYYETIEQRRLYLEKESKIRHEQHDLEKEIEKLKNDKLQIKILAKDKELVNNSLQVVKKNKVLNGIIHKLKDIDTSILDDNTKSEFSKLHKSIVKEVNTDKSWKDLEKHIKNVHFEFLKRLKGQYPTISPRELDLSTYLLMNMSTKEIAEIMNISTGGVELARYRLRKKLGLNKKENLIGFLMTI; via the coding sequence ATGAAATTCATAGTTAGAACTTTTATACTTGCATTACTATTTTTCATACAAAACATAAGTTTTTCTCAGGTAAAAAATATTGGAATCCCCGATATTAAAAACTATAAAAGATCTGAATATAAAGGAGGCACTCAAAACTGGAGTATTGACCAAGATAAAAACGGAAATATCTATTTCGCAAACAACAGCGGCTTGATTCAGTTTGACGGGTCGAACTGGCACAAATATTCATTACCAAATAAATCAGAAATTAGAAGTTTAAAAATTGATAACTCAGGAAGAATATTTGTTGGAGGAAATAACGAATTTGGATATTTTAAAATTGACGAAAAAGGAATTTTAAAATACCATTCTTTATACAACTTATTAAGTCCAATTGACAAGGAAAACATCAATTTAATCTGGAGAATTCATCTTTTTAGAGGAGAGGTAATTTTTCAATCTTTCAGCAAAGTATTTTTCTTAAAAAACGAAAAAATAACCACCTTAAACGCGCCGCATAAATTTCAATTTTCATTTTTAGTCAACAACCGTCTTTATTTTCAGGATAAAACTCTTGGTGTACTAGAATATAGAAACAGAAGATTAACGGCCGTTAAAGGCACTACAATTTTTAATGATAAGGAAATCTGGTCTCTTTTCCCGTTGCCTAATAATAGATTATTGTACGCAACTTTGGAGAAAGGTATTTTTATATCTGAAAATGGCATAATAAAACCTTGGGCAACAGAAGCAAATGATTTTATCAAAAAAAATACTTCTCTTGGTGGCTCTATTATAAAGAACAAATTTATTGTTCTTAACTCTGTCTTGGATGGCGCGATTATTTGTGATTTAAACGGAAAAATTATTCAGCATTTAAACAGACAGAAAGGTCTTCAAAATAATACGATTCTTGCCTCTTTTGTCGACAATAAAAACAATATATGGCTTGGACTTGACAATGGTATTACATTTATTAATGAAAATTCTCCATTCTCATATTTTGACTACAGTTACAATATAGGAACCGTCTATGCTTCAACAACTTTCAATGGAAATCTCTATGTTGCTACTAACCAGGGTTTATTTTACCATCCTTGGGAAAAATCTTTTAAAGATAGTCCATTTACAAGAGTCGAAGGGACAATTTCTCAAGTTTGGAATATTCAAGTTCTAAATGATGTACTTGTTTGCGCTAGTAACAGCGGTGCTTTAATTATTGAAAATAATAGAGTTTCGAAAATATTAGACACAAAAGGATATTTTGGATTCAAAAAAATCCCGAATCACGAAAACTATATTATTGGAGAAAGTTACAACGGATTTTCTGTTTTCAAGAAATCCGCAACTGGATACGACTATCTTCATCAAGTAAAAGGATTCGATGAAACTACAAACAACTTTTCTGTAGAAATCGATGAGAACTATCTATGGCTGAAGAAAAATCCGTTTCTATACCAAGTAAAACTTTCAGACGATTTGAAAAGATTCGATTTCATGAAAAAACATACTAATATTTCAGAAAAATACAAAGGCCCAATAAACAGTTTACAAAACATCAATAATAAGGTATATTTTCAAGTTAAAAATCATTTTTTCAGATATTCTGTTGAACAGGAAGCTTTCTTCGAGGATAAAAAAATCACCGCTTTATTCAAGGGAATTCCAACAATCAATACATTAATTGAAGATCCTTCTGGGAATTTATGGTATGCATTTAATGAATCTCTAGGAGTAGTAGTCAAAAATCAAAATGGAACTTTTACTAAGAAGCAAGCTATATTTTCAAATTTGACTGGAAATTTAGTAAACAATTATATATCTGTAAATGCTGTTGATCCTCAAAACATTTTTATAGGGTTGACAGATCGCTTAGCACACTACAATTCGGCGATATCGAATACATTTATGACAAAACCAAAAGCTTTTATTGAGAGCTTTTCTTTTCCTGGAGATACGATTTTGACTGGGAATATTTTTAATAAAACAGAATCTTACAGTATACCTTATAAATACAACCGTGTAAAATTTACGTTTGCTTCTCCAACATACGAAAATCAGGAAAATGTAATGTACTCTTACAAACTGGAGCCATTTGAAGAAAACTGGAGAGGATGGTCGTCGACTTCTATAAAGGAATATACCAATTTGAGAGAAGGTAATTATGTAATGAAATTAAAAGCGCGAAACAGCTACGGAATTGAGTCTAATATTACTGAAGTTGAATTTACGGTTTCTCCACCATGGTACAGACATTTCTTGGCGTATTTATTTTATTTGATTTTAATTTTATTAGGAGCTTACGTAATCTCAATTAGAATTAAATCGAAGATAAGAAAAAACAAATATTACGAAACAATCGAACAAAGAAGATTGTACTTAGAAAAAGAATCTAAGATCAGACATGAACAGCATGATCTTGAAAAAGAGATTGAAAAATTGAAAAATGATAAGCTTCAAATTAAAATCTTAGCCAAGGATAAAGAACTAGTAAACAACTCTTTACAAGTTGTAAAAAAGAATAAAGTTCTAAACGGGATTATTCATAAACTTAAAGACATCGATACCAGCATATTAGACGACAACACTAAATCCGAATTCAGTAAGCTGCATAAAAGTATTGTAAAGGAAGTTAACACAGATAAGAGCTGGAAAGACTTGGAAAAACACATTAAGAATGTGCATTTTGAGTTCCTGAAACGACTTAAAGGCCAATACCCAACCATTTCTCCAAGAGAGTTAGATTTATCGACCTATTTATTAATGAATATGTCTACTAAAGAAATAGCCGAAATCATGAATATTTCAACAGGAGGAGTTGAGCTTGCCCGTTACCGTTTGAGAAAGAAACTAGGTTTAAATAAAAAAGAAAATCTAATTGGGTTTCTAATGACTATTTAA